A genomic window from Diospyros lotus cultivar Yz01 chromosome 2, ASM1463336v1, whole genome shotgun sequence includes:
- the LOC127793794 gene encoding argininosuccinate synthase, chloroplastic-like, with translation MSQLQAIASSCSSANLILFNGPKREPFLNPDKVCGSRKLSSFQELGGKAIVYSTGNLTKARHGQAIRAVLTSEMETEPSSANGNVLRKKLNKVVLAYSGGLDTSVIVPWLRENYGCDVVCFTADVGQGLVELEGLEEKAKASGACQLVVKDLKEEFVRDYIFPCLRAGAIYERKYLLGTSMARPVIAKAMVDVAREVGADAVSHGCTGKGNDQVRFELTFFALNPELNVVAPWREWEITGREDAIEYAKIHNVPVPVTKKSIYSRDRNLWHLSHEGDILEDPANEPNNDMYMMSVNPEDAPDQPEYVEIGIVSGLPVSINGKKLSPASLLSEMNKIGGNHGIGRVDMVENRLVGMKSRGVYETPGGTILFTAVRELESLTLDRETIQVKDSLALKYAELVYAGRWFDPLRESMDAFMEKITDTTTGSVRLKLFKGSVTVTGRRSPNSLYRQDISSFESGSIYDQADAAGFIRLYGLPTRVRAMLGN, from the exons ATGTCACAGTTACAGGCCATTGCTTCTTCTTGTTCCTCCGCCAACCTCATCCTCTTCAATGGCCCCAAGCGAG AACCATTCTTAAATCCTGATAAAGTATGCGGCTCAAGGAAGTTGTCTTCATTCCAAGAG TTGGGGGGGAAAGCAATTGTTTATAGCACTGGAAATCTTACAAAAGCTCGCCATGGTCAAG CCATTCGAGCAGTTTTGACTAGTGAAATGGAGACAGAACCCTCTTCTGCAAATGGGAATGTCTTGcgcaaaaaattaaataaagtggTTCTAGCCTATAGTGGTGGCTTAGATACCTCGGTCATTGTGCCATGGCTAAG GGAGAACTATGGCTGTGATGTTGTTTGCTTTACCGCAGATGTTGGTCAG GGCCTCGTTGAATTGGAAGGTTTAGAGGAAAAGGCAAAAGCAAGTGGGGCTTGTCAATTAGTTGTGAAGGATTTGAAGGAGGAATTTGTGCGAGACTACATATTCCCTTGTCTGCGAGCTGGTGCAATTTATGAAAGAAAGTACTTGCTGGGGACCTCAATGGCCCGCCCTGTTATTGCAAAG GCCATGGTTGATGTCGCTAGGGAAGTTGGGGCTGATGCTGTCTCTCATGGATGCACTGGGAAGGGAAACGATCAA GTCCGGTTTGAGCTCACCTTTTTCGCTCTAAATCCTGAACTCAATGTTGTAGCTCCCTGGAGGGAGTGGGAAATCACAGGGAGAGAAGATGCTATTGAATATGCTAAAATTCATAATGTGCCTGTCCCTGTGACAAAGAAATCCATCTACAGCCGCGACAGGAACCTATGGCATCTCAGTCATGAG GGAGACATTTTGGAAGACCCAGCAAACGAACCAAATAATGATATGTACATGATGTCTGTCAACCCGGAAGATGCACCAGACCAACCTGA ATACGTAGAAATTGGGATAGTTTCAGGACTTCCCGTATCAATCAATGGAAAGAAGCTCTCCCCGGCATCTCTCCTCTCCGAGATGAACAAAATTGGCGGAAATCACGGAATTGGGCGCGTCGACATGGTCGAGAACCGGCTTGTCGGAATGAAGAGCCGTGGAGTTTATGAAACTCCTGGGGGGACTATCCTCTTCACTGCTGTCCGCGAGCTCGAGTCTCTGACCCTTGATCGTGAAACCATACAAGTTAAAGACTCTCTGGCGCTCAAATACGCCGAGCTGGTGTATGCAGGGAGGTGGTTCGATCCACTTCGCGAATCCATGGACGCGTTCATGGAGAAGATCACGGATACTACCACCGGATCAGTGAGACTCAAACTTTTCAAAGGCTCGGTTACTGTAACTGGCCGGAGGAGCCCCAACAGCCTGTACCGGCAAGATATCTCCTCGTTCGAGAGCGGGAGCATCTATGACCAGGCTGATGCTGCTGGATTCATTCGGCTCTATGGACTTCCGACGAGGGTTCGAGCAATGCTGGGGAATTGA
- the LOC127795020 gene encoding probable adenylate kinase 7, mitochondrial, which yields MARIAPLLKASAATLPHVRAVAPRFVRILRLVIVRSNATLAQPQLDHDYNYYKQNEYESNIRLENMRSAPVNDSEGWEPPRGVQWVFMGGPGAKKSVYAKKLSELLEVPHISMASLVRQDLSPRSSLYKQIANAVNHGELVPEEIIFGLLSKRLEYGYRNRETGFILDGIPRTQIQAEILDKLVDIDLVVNFKCAENCLLEHHGNGIFSNSCQSDSFSSSACASFDVAQDIQSKFSLGNSENSWKEKVSVYSKQVKSLEDYYKKQKKLIDFQVRSAPGETWQKLLAALHL from the exons ATGGCCAGGATCGCTCCCCTGCTGAAAGCTTCCGCCGCCACTCTTCCTCATGTCAGAGCGGTGGCGCCGCGTTTTGTTCGGATTCTCCGACTTGTTATTGTTCGATCTAATGCAACTTTGGCACAGCCGCAGCTTGACCACGATTACAACTATTACAAGCAAAATGAGTACGAGTCGAATATTCGCCTTGAGAACATGAGATCAGCTCCAGTGAACGATTCCGAGGGATGGGAACCACCGAGAGGAGTGCAGTGGGTGTTCATGGGCGGTCCCGGCGCGAAGAAGAGCGTCTACGCCAAGAAGCTTTCGGAGCTTCTGGAAGTCCCTCACATTTCCATGGCCAGCCTTGTTCGCCAGGACCTTAGCCCGCGTTCTTCTCTCTACAAACAG ATTGCAAATGCAGTGAACCATGGGGAACTTGTTCCAGAGGAGATTATTTTTGGGCTGTTGTCAAAGAGGCTGGAATATGGGTATCGCAACAGAGAAACTGGATTTATTCTTGATGGAATTCCTCGAACTCAAATCCAAGCT GAGATCCTTGACAAACTTGTGGATATTGATCTTGTTGTGAATTTCAAATGTGCGGAGAATTGCTTATTAGAACACCATGGAAATGGCATCTTTTCAAACTCTTGTCAATCTGATAGCTTCAGCAGCTCTGCGTGTGCAAGCTTTGATGTGGCCCAGGACATACAGTCAAAATTTTCCTTGGGTAATTCAGAAAATTCCTGGAAAGAAAAAGTTTCTGTCTATTCCAAGCAG GTGAAGTCACTGGAGGATTACtacaagaaacaaaagaaactcATTGATTTTCAAGTGCGGAGCGCCCCTGGAGAGACATGGCAGAAGCTTTTGGCTGCACTGCATCTCTAG
- the LOC127795019 gene encoding probable inactive leucine-rich repeat receptor-like protein kinase At3g03770, with protein sequence MEMSSLFLLLCLSWSFFIMDSHQLQSSQTQVLLQLRKHLEFPKQLDIWYNRSIDFCYFPSPQVNITCQDNLVTELRILGDKTKKVSKFDGFAIPNQTLSESFSMDSFVATLARLNSLTVLSLVSLGIWGPLPDKIHRLYSLEYLDLSSNFLFGSIPPQVSRMVKLKTLTLDGNFINGTFPDWFHSLPNLTNLSLRDNHLSGSLPSSVQRIATLSVLALSNNAISGKLPNLSSLTRLHVLDLSDNKLGSELPAMPKGLSVVVLQNNSFSGLIPHQYDRMVQLHHLDLSSNSLKGTPPPTLFSLPNISYLNLASNMLSGSLPIHLNCGSQLQFVDISNNRLSGFLPSCLNNASDKRVVQYDGNCMSSGLRHQRPESFCVEMQIKKKESRVKDVGLLVGVIGGIFVVVVLLFVCRQYCPRGTSDQQLLRKAVHDNSATGFSSDILTNARFISQSAKMGMEGLPMYRLFSSEELAEATKNFDKSTLIGEGSYGKLYRGRLENGNQVAIRCLTVSKKYIIRNLKLRLDLLAKLRHPYLVCLLGHCIDAGGREESNANRVYLIYEYVANGNYRSYLSENDPEKALKWADRLAVLIRVAKAVHFLHTGIIPGFFSNRLKANNILLNEHRMAKLSDYGLSIVADEIDKSEANGDSLKTWQMKSLEDDVYSFGFILLESIVGPTIAARREAFLINQMASFGSPDGQRRIADPFVLATCSQESLSIVISVTNKCICPDSSTRPSFEDVIWNLQYAAQVQATADGGQRSETLLYC encoded by the exons ATGGAGATGTCTAGCTTGTTCCTTCTACTATGCCTTTCCTGGAGTTTCTTTATCATGGATAGCCATCAATTACAGTCCTCACAAACTCAGGTACTTCTTCAGCTTAGGAAACATCTAGAATTCCCAAAGCAGCTGGATATTTGGTACAATAGGAGCATAGATTTTTGCTATTTCCCTTCTCCACAAGTAAACATTACATGCCAGGACAATCTTGTCACTGAGCTCAGGATTTTGGGTGACAAGACAAAAAAGGTGTCCAAGTTTGATGGGTTCGCAATTCCTAATCAAACTTTGTCAGAGAGCTTCTCCATGGATTCTTTTGTAGCTACATTGGCAAGGCTAAACAGCTTGACAGTTCTTAGTTTGGTGTCTTTGGGCATTTGGGGTCCACTTCCTGACAAGATCCATAGGTTATATTCACTGGAGTACTTGGATTTGagttcaaattttctatttggCTCCATTCCTCCTCAGGTTTCCAGAATGGTCAAGCTTAAAACTCTTACACTGGATGGCAATTTCATCAATGGTACCTTCCCTGATTGGTTTCATTCCTTACCAAATCTAACCAATTTAAGCTTAAGAGACAACCATTTGAGCGGCTCATTACCATCATCAGTTCAGAGAATCGCCACTCTGAGTGTTCTTGCTTTGTCAAACAACGCGATATCCGGTAAATTACCCAACCTAAGTAGCTTAACTAGGCTCCATGTTCTGGATTTAAGTGATAACAAATTAGGTTCAGAACTGCCTGCCATGCCCAAAGGTTTGTCCGTGGTTGTCCTCCAAAACAATTCTTTCTCCGGCTTGATCCCGCATCAGTATGACAGAATGGTTCAGCTTCATCACCTCGACCTGTCATCCAATTCTCTGAAAGGAACACCTCCTCCTACACTCTTCTCCTTGCCCAATATCAGTTATCTAAATTTGGCATCAAATATGTTGAGTGGATCACTTCCCATCCATTTGAATTGTGGCAGTCAACTTCAGTTTGTTGACATTTCCAATAACAGGCTAAGCGGCTTTTTGCCTTCCTGTTTGAACAATGCATCAGATAAGAGAGTTGTTCAATATGACGGGAATTGTATGTCAAGTGGTTTAAGACATCAGCGTCCTGAATCATTTTGTGTAGAAATGCAAATCAAGAAGAAAGAATCCAGAGTGAAGGATGTGGGCTTATTGGTGGGTGTCATTGGAGGAATTTTTGTGGTTGTGGTGCTCTTGTTTGTTTGCAGACAATATTGTCCTCGAGGAACATCAGATCAACAGTTACTGCGTAAGGCAGTGCACGACAACTCTGCCACAGGGTTCTCTTCGGATATCCTGACAAATGCAA GGTTCATTTCTCAATCAGCAAAGATGGGGATGGAAGGTTTGCCAATGTATCGGCTGTTTTCTTCAGAAGAATTAGCAGAAGCCACAAAAAACTTTGATAAGTCTACCTTAATCGGAGAAGGTTCATATGGAAAG CTTTACAGGGGCAGGCTAGAGAATGGGAACCAAGTAGCTATTAGATGCCTGACtgtttcaaaaaaatacattatcCGGAATCTTAAACTCAGGCTGGACTTACTTGCAAAGCTTCGACACCCGTATCTGGTTTGCCTCTTGGGACATTGCATCGATGCTGGTGGCCGAGAAGAATCTAATGCAAACAGAGTCTATCTTATATATGAATATGTCGCCAATGGGAACTATCGTTCGTATCTATCAG AAAATGACCCGGAAAAGGCTCTGAAATGGGCAGACCGACTGGCAGTTTTAATCAGAGTTGCCAAGGCTGTGCACTTCCTGCACACTGGAATAATTCCCGGTTTCTTCAGCAACCGATTGAAAGCAAACAACATACTGCTGAACGAGCACCGGATGGCAAAGCTGAGCGACTATGGCCTGTCAATTGTGGCAGACGAAATTGACAAATCTGAG GCAAATGGGGATAGTCTTAAAACATG GCAAATGAAATCACTAGAGGACGATGTTTATAGCTTCGGATTCATATTGCTGGAGTCAATTGTAGGGCCAACTATAGCTGCAAGGAGAGAGGCATTTCTGATAAATCAAATG GCTTCGTTTGGCAGCCCGGATGGCCAGAGGCGAATAGCGGATCCGTTTGTTCTTGCCACCTGCTCGCAAGAATCGTTGTCGATTGTTATCTCCGTAACAAACAAATGCATTTGCCCCGATTCATCCACTAGGCCATCTTTCGAGGATGTGATTTGGAACTTGCAGTATGCAGCTCAAGTGCAGGCAACTGCAGATGGTGGCCAAAGATCTGAGACACTGTTATATTGTTAA
- the LOC127795963 gene encoding uncharacterized protein LOC127795963: MIHLLCKRLQPRSSTASISVHGILFSTSSVNQSLDGLNSSDRQSVIISYLLNSCGLSVESAISVSKRLRFETTEQPDSVLNLLRSHGLNQAHIRNLVANRPMILVADANKTLKPNFDLLGSLGFSGTNLVKVLNKDPRILETDVHASLEFLKAYGFTEQQVSMITMKHPSLFLYDPINIIKPKLEYLESMGLSREEVAQILSSEPYILRRSLENHIIPCVQVIRRLVGSNDNVLKVIKSCYQILDFNLEMVIEQNIKVLMNHGVPELNALKLIMIQPRSLLSRNKKFVGIVKEVEKMGFNPRNMTFLYAVRSLSTVGKSLWKQKLETYRSFGLSEDEILLAFKLQPMCMLISDKKIKKMMEFFVKELKLQPSLISKNPCLLQLSLEKRIIPRCSVVQLLASKHIIERCVGLVNALRMTEKLFLEMYVRKFQDLVPEVVEAHQGKVQFQGFTVKLKELTM, translated from the coding sequence ATGATTCATTTACTTTGCAAGAGACTTCAACCTAGGAGTTCTACAGCTTCAATTTCAGTTCATGGCATTTTATTCTCTACATCATCTGTTAATCAAAGCTTagatggcttaaactcaagtgACCGGCAATCTGTCATTATTTCGTACTTGTTGAACTCTTGTGGATTGTCCGTGGAATCAGCCATCTCAGTTTCCAAGAGGCTGCGGTTTGAGACCACAGAGCAACCAGACTCTGTCTTGAACCTGTTGAGATCCCATGGGCTGAACCAAGCACACATAAGGAATTTGGTAGCTAATCGGCCAATGATACTAGTAGCTGACGCAAACAAAACCCTTAAGCCCAATTTTGATTTGCTTGGTTCTCTGGGGTTTTCTGGCACTAACCTTGTCAAAGTACTCAACAAAGATCCACGCATTCTTGAAACTGATGTACATGCAAGTCTTGAGTTCTTGAAAGCTTATGGCTTCACTGAGCAACAAGTTTCTATGATAACTATGAAGCACCCAAGCTTATTTTTGTATGATCCCATCAACATTATTAAGCCAAAGTTGGAGTACTTAGAATCTATGGGCCTTTCTCGAGAAGAAGTTGCTCAGATCTTGTCCTCTGAACCTTATATCCTGCGACGGAGCCTTGAAAACCATATTATTCCGTGTGTTCAAGTTATTAGGCGTCTTGTGGGCTCCAATGACAATGTCTTGAAAGTGATAAAGTCATGCTACCAAATACTTGATTTTAATTTGGAGATGGTGATTGAGCAAAATATCAAAGTCTTGATGAATCATGGGGTACCTGAGCTAAAtgctttgaaattgattatgatTCAACCTAGGTCTCTACTCtcaagaaataagaaatttgtTGGGATTGTCAAGGAAGTTGAGAAAATGGGCTTTAATCCGAGAAATATGACGTTTCTTTATGCTGTCCGTTCCCTGTCAACTGTGGGGAAATCACTTTGGAAACAGAAATTGGAAACTTATCGTAGTTTTGGTTTGTCAGAGGATGAGATTCTCTTAGCATTCAAATTGCAACCCATGTGTATGCTTATATCAGATAAGAAGATTAAAAAGATGATGGAGTTCTTTGTGAAAGAGTTGAAGTTACAGCCTTCCTTGATTTCCAAAAACCCATGCCTCCTACAACTTAGCTTGGAGAAGAGGATTATCCCAAGGTGTTCTGTTGTGCAACTTTTGGCGTCCAAACATATAATTGAACGATGTGTAGGCCTTGTGAATGCATTAAGAATGACTGAAAAGCTCTTTCTGGAGATGTATGTGAGGAAATTTCAGGATTTGGTCCCTGAAGTTGTTGAGGCACATCAAGGCAAGGTGCAGTTTCAAGGATTTACAGTCAAGCTGAAGGAATTAACAATGTGA